From the genome of Bradyrhizobium elkanii USDA 76, one region includes:
- a CDS encoding YoaK family protein: protein MSRHMLLLPLLMSLNAGFVDTAGYLALQGLFTAHVTGNFVTFGAAMVLGTSGALAKLLALPVFCLVVISTRLFSFFLPAIGLPIFRSMLALKVLLLAIGAVCAVRFGPFVQGDSWQAICTGMILVAAMAIQNAAHRIHMGTEPPSTLMTGTTTQIMIDVADVLRGAPVPVLTVAKPRLGKMAANVTVFALGCAAGAVLYAKLGTWCFVIPPLVALPAIFLAAAEPK from the coding sequence ATGTCGCGGCACATGCTCCTACTTCCGCTGCTGATGAGCCTGAATGCGGGATTCGTCGACACCGCGGGATATCTCGCGCTGCAGGGCTTGTTCACCGCGCACGTCACCGGAAACTTCGTGACCTTCGGCGCGGCCATGGTGCTCGGGACTTCCGGAGCCCTTGCGAAGCTATTGGCGCTGCCGGTCTTCTGCTTGGTCGTGATCAGTACCCGGCTGTTCAGCTTCTTTCTACCCGCGATCGGTTTACCGATCTTCCGCTCGATGCTCGCCCTCAAGGTGCTGCTGCTTGCGATCGGCGCGGTCTGCGCCGTCCGGTTTGGACCGTTCGTCCAAGGCGATAGCTGGCAGGCGATCTGCACTGGGATGATCCTGGTAGCTGCGATGGCCATTCAGAACGCCGCGCATCGCATCCACATGGGGACGGAGCCCCCGAGCACTCTCATGACGGGTACCACCACCCAAATCATGATCGACGTCGCTGACGTTCTGAGGGGAGCGCCGGTGCCGGTATTGACCGTCGCCAAACCGCGTCTCGGGAAGATGGCAGCGAACGTGACGGTGTTTGCGCTGGGGTGCGCCGCCGGAGCGGTTCTCTACGCGAAGCTCGGGACGTGGTGTTTTGTCATCCCTCCGTTGGTCGCGTTGCCAGCCATCTTCCTGGCGGCCGCCGAGCCGAAGTGA